The genome window ACTCCGCAGCGGCGGTTTTTGATTCGATTCAGATGAAATAACCGGGCGGGATCCGCGCCATGAAAAAAAATCTCCGCTTTTTCCTCGCCCTGACGCTTTTCTGCCCGCTCGTCCTGCCGCGGCAGGCCGCGGCGCTGGAAAAGTTTACCGTCGTCAATAAAAATCCGGCCCCGATTTTTGTCGCTATCTCATGGTACGACGATCCGAGCGCCCGCTGGAAAACCATGGGCTGGGCGGCTATCGACCCCGGCAAAAGCGCCGTTTACAACCTGAAAAGCAGCATCGACGTAATTTTCTATTATGCCGAAGAAACCGGCATGAAGCACACCTGGGACGGAGAGGATATGGCAGGCGCCCAAGTGCGCTTCGTCCGCGCCGAGGGCTTCGCCTACAGCGAAGACCAAGCCTGCCCGGGCAACAACCGGCGCGTCGTCGTCTTCCGCCCGCTCGATGTCGGCGATAGCGAAGAGTACAC of Pyramidobacter piscolens W5455 contains these proteins:
- a CDS encoding DUF1036 domain-containing protein, with amino-acid sequence MKKNLRFFLALTLFCPLVLPRQAAALEKFTVVNKNPAPIFVAISWYDDPSARWKTMGWAAIDPGKSAVYNLKSSIDVIFYYAEETGMKHTWDGEDMAGAQVRFVRAEGFAYSEDQACPGNNRRVVVFRPLDVGDSEEYTLTLRR